Below is a genomic region from Pleuronectes platessa chromosome 2, fPlePla1.1, whole genome shotgun sequence.
AGATAGAAGGGGGGGGAAAGCTCAGCAGAAAGCAGATAGCCGCTTGGGACTGTGTTGTCCTTAGATGGTGCAGTTGCCCTTGAGTCTCTCTCCTCTTatcatctgcccccccccctccgccccccTTCGCTCAtcgctccatctctctccatctgatCCTGCAGGATGTTAGATAGCCACCGGGAGTAGGATTGCAGCAACACAATCCATAtgtggagcagtgagaggtgATGGGACAGGGTTTTTAGTGGATGGGTATTGACTGGAAAATAGAGAGTGCTGCAGGTAATTCAATAAAGTGCAACATGAGCAGTACATTGGCAGACATTAGAGTTTCATCTGTGGGATTTCTTCAGAGGCTGCCAGAGCCACCCTGCACTACaaaggtggtgtgtgtgtgtgtgtgtgtgtgtgtgtgtgtgtgtgtgtgtgtgtgtgtgtgtgtgtgtgtgtgtgtttggctttgAGACACATCCAAAGAAATGTGTGCTTTGAGCGGATTCACCCACCCACCACCAGCATCACAGATCTTCTGCTTGAGTTGAATCATTTGTTCCCCAGATTTAGGATGCCAGCTGTCTGCTTCCCTTTGTGttccaaagtgtgtgtgtgtgtgtgtgtatgcgtgtatgcgtgtgtgcgcCCCCCTAACaccaccagtctctctctcactcacacacacatacacacacaaacacaccccttGGCCCTCCCGTCTCTCTTTGCTAAGTCGCAGCCCCACACCTGTCACTCACTCTCCCATTACCATACTCATGAACACTCTCAGAAACGCCACAGATGGGAAATGATCTGATTAAAATAATTTAGTGATTGAGGGGATTTCACTGTTGAGACactctcagctgctgctgctgctgcggcctGGTAACACGTGGGAGCCAAACTGTTGCTCTGTGACTGTTTTGTCAATGTCAGCACATTGAGTATGACTTATATTTAGTGACAATGGCCTTCCATTTAGTTTCTTTTAATTACAGAACTTGTAGGATTGATCCAAGCAGAGCCATGCACCAAAGAGTCAAGATTTCCTTTCAAGGTCGGCTGAAGCTGGCACTTACAAATAGCTTCCTGTACAGGTTTCGTATTGATTAGATGGATAAGCAAGGGAACAAGTGTCATCAGAGGTTTTCATTTGTTCCaaatagaaatatattttcCACCTTCATTTaatatgtctttgttttccttttcaggCTACATCCATGATTACATCATCCCCTCCATGTTGCAGAGCACAAAAGAGCCAGGTCGGGAGCCAATCGGGTTCTCCTCAGGGCCCCTGTACTCCCCAGGTGGCAGCAGTGGGGAAGAGTTCTCCGACCACGACATGGAGCACCCGGACAGCCCCGTCTCCACTGCCACAGTGGAGTCAGACAGTAGCGGCCCTGAGTTGGAGGCGTGCACCATCAATGACCtcctcatctctgatggccgCTCCCGCCGGAGACCCAGCCGGCGGTGTCCACGCAAGGgaggcagacagtcagacagtagCAAGGAGACTGGGTCAGCAGACTGCAGCCCTGCCAAAGGGAAAGCCAAAGGGCGCTACATGTGCTGTGAGTGTGGCAAGTCTTATGCCACGTCCTCCAATCTGAGCAGACACAAGCAGACTCACCGCAGTCTGGACAGCCAACAGGCCAGGAAGTGTCCCACATGCCACAAGGTGTACGTGTCCATGCCGGCCCTGGCCATGCACATGCTGACCCACGACCTGAAGCATGAGTGCACTATGTGCAGCAAAGCCTTCAGTCGGCCCTGGCTACTACAGGGCCACATGAGGTCccacacaggagagaaaccgttcgCCTGTGCCCACTGTGGCAAAGCCTTTGCCGATCGCTCCAACCTCCGCGCCCACATGCAGACGCACTCGGCCTTCAAGCACTACTCCTGCAAGCGCTGTCACAAAAGCTTTGCACTCAAGTCCTACCTGAATAAGCACTACGAGTCAGCCTGCTTCAAAGAGCACCAGGCAGAGGATGACGGCAGCGCTGACGACTGATCATAAATATTCCTCTTTTTAATTTCTCGTCCCGcaattttttaataattcagaGAAAAGTTGCAGCTTCTCAGGCTTGTCACATGCATGCATCATAATCCTGCCTTTTGATATGAGCAGTAACCTCATTTTAAACAATTCAGGAAGTATGTATGAAATTCCTAAAAATCTCAGTGTTGATCAGaaatgttatatatttatattgttttttatgaatTAAATTGCAATAATTTACATATCAGTATTACTTTAAATGCCAACTAGCTCTTAAGTTAAcggaaacattttttatttgttaaattatgtatttgtatatttattaattaacttatttaattatttatctgccaatatttattatttataatttatcatTGGTTGATTTATCTGTGAATTTAATATGGAATTATTATAAATCATGAATTG
It encodes:
- the LOC128459761 gene encoding transcriptional repressor scratch 2-like, which translates into the protein MPRSFLVKQPKVHDVSSSNYYHQHQQHWDSSFSVTHAITESATNLAVRLTENGYIHDYIIPSMLQSTKEPGREPIGFSSGPLYSPGGSSGEEFSDHDMEHPDSPVSTATVESDSSGPELEACTINDLLISDGRSRRRPSRRCPRKGGRQSDSSKETGSADCSPAKGKAKGRYMCCECGKSYATSSNLSRHKQTHRSLDSQQARKCPTCHKVYVSMPALAMHMLTHDLKHECTMCSKAFSRPWLLQGHMRSHTGEKPFACAHCGKAFADRSNLRAHMQTHSAFKHYSCKRCHKSFALKSYLNKHYESACFKEHQAEDDGSADD